The Paracoccus liaowanqingii genome window below encodes:
- a CDS encoding SH3 domain-containing protein codes for MIRLGLLILATLAGLVVVLWQLGDGAAPDRVPAAAPTASAPATPQPPEPAAPLASEAPSGIVPAARQTPEQAPRFPGPPLEPSPEFAAGTPAPDLPPGAAGATLYVTADRVNMRSGPGTGNPVVTGLDGGTAVEALGPPDAEWVQIRTPSGQEGFVSGQFLSTQAP; via the coding sequence ATGATCAGGCTGGGACTGCTGATACTGGCCACCTTGGCCGGGCTGGTCGTCGTCCTGTGGCAGCTGGGCGACGGCGCCGCGCCCGACCGCGTCCCCGCCGCGGCCCCCACGGCCAGCGCGCCCGCCACCCCCCAGCCCCCGGAGCCCGCGGCCCCCCTGGCGTCCGAGGCGCCCTCGGGGATCGTGCCCGCCGCCCGCCAGACGCCCGAGCAGGCGCCGCGCTTTCCCGGCCCGCCGCTGGAACCCTCGCCCGAATTCGCCGCTGGAACCCCAGCGCCCGATCTGCCCCCGGGCGCGGCGGGCGCCACCCTCTATGTCACCGCCGACCGGGTGAACATGCGCTCGGGCCCCGGCACCGGCAATCCGGTCGTCACCGGGCTCGATGGCGGCACGGCCGTCGAGGCCTTGGGTCCCCCTGACGCGGAGTGGGTCCAGATCCGCACCCCCTCGGGGCAGGAGGGCTTCGTCTCGGGCCAGTTCCTGTCGACGCAGGCGCCGTGA
- a CDS encoding SDR family NAD(P)-dependent oxidoreductase: MRRVLITGCSSGIGLDAARHLQASGWQVVATCRRPEDIAARRAEGMECLHLDLSDEASVADCTEAALAGGPLDALVNNAAFALPGAVEDMPRGALRAIFEVNLLGTHDLTTRLIPQFRAQGAGRIVTISSVLGLVGIPWRGSYVATKFALEGLTDVLRLEMHGTGVKVVLIEPGPITSRIRENAIPHFERWVDWQASPRADQYRATLLKRLYEPSGKDRLELPPRAVSTRILTALTVPNPAPRYYVTAPTRISGVARRVLPTRALDWFARRT; this comes from the coding sequence GTGAGGCGCGTCCTGATCACCGGCTGCTCGTCAGGCATCGGCCTGGACGCGGCGCGTCACCTGCAGGCCAGTGGCTGGCAGGTCGTGGCCACCTGCCGCCGCCCCGAGGACATCGCCGCCCGCCGGGCCGAGGGGATGGAGTGCCTGCATCTGGACCTGTCCGACGAGGCCAGCGTGGCGGACTGCACCGAGGCCGCGCTGGCCGGCGGCCCCCTTGATGCGCTGGTCAACAACGCGGCCTTCGCCCTGCCCGGCGCGGTCGAGGACATGCCGCGCGGCGCCCTGCGCGCGATCTTCGAGGTGAACCTTCTGGGCACCCATGACCTGACCACCCGCCTGATCCCGCAGTTCCGCGCCCAAGGCGCGGGGCGCATCGTCACCATCAGCTCGGTCCTGGGGCTGGTCGGCATCCCGTGGCGCGGCTCCTATGTGGCCACGAAATTCGCGCTGGAGGGGCTGACCGACGTGCTGCGGCTGGAGATGCACGGCACCGGCGTCAAGGTCGTGCTGATCGAGCCCGGCCCGATCACCAGCCGCATCCGCGAGAACGCCATCCCGCATTTCGAACGGTGGGTGGACTGGCAGGCCAGCCCGCGCGCCGACCAGTACCGCGCGACGCTGCTGAAACGCCTCTACGAACCCTCGGGCAAGGACCGGTTAGAGCTGCCCCCGCGCGCCGTCAGCACCCGCATTCTGACCGCGCTGACGGTCCCGAACCCCGCCCCGCGCTACTATGTCACGGCGCCCACGCGCATTTCCGGGGTGGCACGGCGGGTTCTGCCGACCCGCGCTCTGGACTGGTTTGCGCGGCGCACTTAG
- a CDS encoding twin transmembrane helix small protein, which produces MPDQSLFLVTLLAVGVVFAILMTGIGGFAKGGEFNRKHGNRMMRWRLYAQAGALVVLMLFLWLRGA; this is translated from the coding sequence ATGCCCGATCAATCCCTCTTCCTGGTGACCCTGCTGGCCGTCGGTGTCGTCTTCGCGATCCTGATGACCGGCATCGGCGGATTTGCCAAAGGCGGCGAGTTCAACCGCAAGCACGGCAACCGCATGATGCGCTGGCGCCTCTATGCCCAGGCCGGCGCGCTGGTCGTGCTGATGCTGTTCCTCTGGCTGAGGGGCGCGTGA
- a CDS encoding cob(I)yrinic acid a,c-diamide adenosyltransferase: MVVLNRIYTRTGDKGDTALSDGTRVAKSDPRVEAYGTVDELNATLGLCRLHASGDMAARIAVIQNDLFDLGADLSRPNMAADGAAGYPVLRIIDAQVDRLEAEIDAMNADLTPLRSFILPGGTPLASHLHLSRTVARRAERRATELLAGGDVNGAAIRYLNRLSDWLFVAGRVVNDNGAADVLWVPGASR, translated from the coding sequence ATGGTCGTCCTGAACCGCATCTACACCCGCACCGGCGACAAGGGCGACACCGCCCTGTCCGACGGCACCCGCGTCGCGAAAAGCGATCCCCGGGTCGAGGCCTATGGCACGGTGGACGAGCTGAACGCCACGCTCGGCCTCTGCCGCCTGCATGCGTCAGGCGACATGGCCGCGCGCATCGCCGTGATTCAGAACGACCTGTTCGATCTGGGTGCCGACCTGTCGCGCCCGAACATGGCCGCTGATGGCGCGGCGGGCTATCCGGTCCTGCGCATCATCGACGCGCAGGTCGACCGGCTGGAGGCCGAGATCGACGCGATGAACGCCGATCTGACGCCGCTGCGCAGCTTCATCCTGCCCGGCGGCACGCCTCTGGCGTCGCATCTGCACCTGTCGCGCACGGTGGCCCGCCGGGCCGAGCGCCGCGCGACCGAGCTGCTGGCGGGCGGCGACGTGAACGGCGCGGCAATCCGCTATCTGAACCGGTTGTCGGACTGGCTGTTCGTCGCGGGCCGCGTGGTCAACGACAACGGCGCGGCCGACGTGCTCTGGGTCCCGGGCGCCAGCCGCTAG